From the Flavimarina sp. Hel_I_48 genome, one window contains:
- a CDS encoding HAD family hydrolase → MKTTKSLSCKALIFDMDGTMVDNMMVHHRAWQQKLKELGRDLTLDEVMRDIHGVNDEILKRLFGDRFSEGEMQEIAKDKEATYRELYAEDIKLVPGLARFLKEAKALGIPMGIGTAAPAENLEFTVKALDLQEYFSVFIHAGDVKKGKPDPEVFTKVAEKLNVKIEDAIIFEDSPTGAKAAENGKAKSFVLTSTHQKSDFEGIKAIGGFLEDFRSFSIKKGEKTGDFVISCAPDALPAD, encoded by the coding sequence ATGAAAACAACAAAATCACTTTCCTGTAAAGCACTTATTTTTGATATGGATGGCACCATGGTTGACAATATGATGGTACATCACCGCGCCTGGCAGCAAAAGCTGAAAGAACTGGGACGTGATCTTACCTTAGACGAGGTAATGCGTGATATTCATGGGGTAAATGATGAGATTTTAAAGAGGCTTTTTGGCGATCGCTTTTCCGAAGGGGAAATGCAGGAAATTGCCAAAGATAAAGAAGCAACCTACCGTGAACTATACGCCGAAGATATTAAACTCGTTCCCGGCCTGGCAAGGTTTCTAAAAGAAGCTAAAGCCCTGGGAATCCCAATGGGAATAGGAACTGCAGCCCCCGCCGAAAATCTTGAATTTACGGTAAAAGCCCTTGACCTACAGGAGTATTTCAGTGTTTTTATTCATGCAGGCGATGTGAAAAAAGGAAAGCCAGATCCCGAGGTTTTTACAAAAGTTGCCGAAAAACTGAACGTAAAGATCGAAGATGCAATCATTTTTGAAGATAGTCCCACGGGCGCAAAAGCAGCAGAGAATGGAAAAGCAAAAAGCTTTGTTCTCACTTCCACACATCAAAAAAGTGATTTTGAAGGTATAAAAGCTATTGGTGGATTTCTGGAGGATTTTCGCAGTTTTAGCATCAAAAAAGGTGAAAAAACCGGGGATTTTGTGATTAGCTGCGCTCCAGATGCGCTACCAGCAGACTAA
- a CDS encoding M28 family metallopeptidase — MKTLMLSATMVASMMLTNCGSQMTADDAAKNVDMTQVDPAPFAETITAEETKEMLYTYASDEFEGRETGEPGQKKAVNYIRDFYKEHDIPSAMDSTYFQTVPATFFKEGSGIKDSENVAAFIKGSTKPNEYVVISAHLDHVGVNDDGQINNGADDDGSGTVAVMEIAEAFQEAVKQGYRPQRSILFLHVTGEEKGLVGSRYYVEHPIFSLDSTVVDLNIDMIGRQDAEHSDDENYVYLIGSDKLSQGLHDLSEATNEKYMNMDLDYTFNDENDPNRFYYRSDHYNFAKNGVPIIFYFNGVHEDYHKPGDTPDKINYPLLTKRAQLVFYTAWNVANQEKRISADKE; from the coding sequence ATGAAAACGCTTATGCTTTCTGCCACAATGGTGGCTTCAATGATGCTGACCAATTGTGGTTCTCAAATGACTGCTGATGACGCGGCAAAAAATGTGGATATGACCCAGGTTGATCCTGCGCCGTTCGCAGAAACGATTACTGCGGAAGAAACCAAAGAAATGCTTTACACCTACGCCTCTGATGAGTTTGAAGGCAGGGAAACCGGTGAGCCGGGTCAGAAAAAAGCAGTCAATTACATTCGTGATTTCTACAAAGAGCACGATATTCCATCAGCGATGGACTCTACCTACTTTCAGACCGTGCCGGCAACCTTTTTTAAAGAAGGAAGCGGAATCAAGGATTCTGAAAATGTAGCGGCTTTTATCAAAGGAAGTACAAAACCCAATGAATATGTTGTGATCTCAGCACACCTGGATCATGTAGGCGTTAACGACGACGGGCAAATCAACAATGGAGCTGATGATGATGGTTCTGGTACGGTTGCCGTTATGGAAATCGCCGAAGCTTTTCAGGAAGCTGTAAAACAGGGTTACCGTCCACAGCGCAGTATTTTGTTCTTACATGTTACAGGGGAAGAAAAAGGACTTGTAGGTTCAAGATATTATGTTGAACATCCTATTTTTTCACTGGATAGTACGGTGGTAGACCTTAACATTGATATGATAGGCCGTCAGGATGCAGAACACAGCGACGATGAAAACTATGTGTATTTGATAGGTTCAGACAAGCTGAGCCAGGGATTGCATGATCTTTCTGAAGCGACTAATGAAAAATACATGAACATGGATCTGGATTATACCTTTAACGATGAGAACGATCCCAATCGTTTTTACTACCGTTCAGACCATTACAACTTCGCTAAAAACGGTGTTCCTATAATATTTTATTTCAATGGTGTGCACGAAGATTATCACAAACCGGGGGATACTCCAGATAAAATCAACTATCCATTGCTTACAAAACGTGCCCAACTTGTATTTTACACCGCCTGGAACGTGGCGAATCAAGAAAAGCGTATTTCCGCAGATAAAGAGTAA
- a CDS encoding dipeptidase — MNVDKPLDKPFIFDAHLDLAMNAMEWNRDLTHTIEELRATEDGMIDKPDRAQGTVSFPSLREGNVGIVVGTQIARFAKRKGNLPGASWNSPEQAWAQTQGQLAWYQAMEHKGQIRQILNKEDIDKHLASWETDAANTPLGLIRSLEGADSILSMHYLHKAYEDGLRAIGPAHYGPGVYAQGTDATGGIGQSGRELLKEMEALNIILDTTHLCDDSFWEALANFKGPVCASHNNCRALVPHHRQFSDDQLNALIAREAIIGVVMDAWMLTPNWIRGKSTPKGENISLHQVVDHIDYICQLAGNSLHAGIGSDLDGAFGTEQGPKDVDTIADLQKIPYLLSQRGYTKENIENICSKNWLRFYMNAWS, encoded by the coding sequence ATGAATGTTGACAAGCCTCTTGATAAACCCTTTATTTTTGATGCGCACCTTGATTTGGCAATGAATGCGATGGAATGGAACCGGGACCTTACCCATACCATAGAAGAATTGAGGGCTACCGAAGACGGAATGATCGATAAGCCAGACCGTGCGCAAGGGACGGTATCCTTCCCCAGTTTAAGGGAGGGAAATGTAGGTATTGTTGTGGGAACGCAGATCGCCCGCTTTGCAAAAAGAAAAGGAAACCTGCCCGGCGCTAGTTGGAATTCACCAGAACAGGCCTGGGCACAAACCCAGGGCCAACTCGCCTGGTACCAGGCGATGGAGCATAAAGGGCAGATCAGGCAAATTTTGAATAAAGAGGATATTGATAAGCATTTGGCAAGCTGGGAAACAGATGCTGCGAATACGCCTCTGGGGCTTATCCGAAGTCTTGAAGGAGCAGATTCCATATTGAGTATGCACTATCTTCACAAGGCCTATGAAGATGGACTGCGTGCTATTGGCCCTGCGCATTACGGTCCGGGAGTTTATGCTCAGGGTACAGATGCTACGGGTGGAATAGGGCAGAGTGGGCGTGAATTATTAAAGGAAATGGAAGCGTTGAACATCATTCTGGATACTACACATCTTTGTGATGACAGCTTTTGGGAAGCCTTAGCAAATTTTAAAGGTCCGGTTTGTGCAAGCCATAACAATTGCCGGGCGCTTGTTCCCCATCACCGGCAGTTTTCTGATGACCAACTGAACGCATTAATTGCGAGAGAGGCGATAATAGGAGTAGTTATGGATGCCTGGATGTTAACCCCGAACTGGATACGTGGTAAGTCAACCCCGAAAGGTGAAAATATCTCACTGCACCAGGTAGTAGATCATATCGATTACATCTGCCAGCTCGCCGGTAACAGTTTGCATGCGGGTATAGGATCAGATTTAGATGGGGCTTTTGGTACAGAGCAGGGTCCAAAGGACGTTGATACCATAGCTGATTTACAAAAAATTCCGTATTTACTTTCCCAGAGAGGGTATACAAAAGAGAATATTGAGAATATTTGTTCAAAGAACTGGTTAAGGTTTTATATGAATGCCTGGAGTTAA
- a CDS encoding D-TA family PLP-dependent enzyme, producing the protein MKDWFEILRPDSLLTPALLFYPQRIARNIEKMIQIAGSPSRLRPHVKTHKCTEIVQMQLKKGICKFKCATLAESKMLAKAGAKDILVAYPLVGPAQILFLELCKTYANSRFSVLVDHEDQLELWDKKGEKISVFIDLNVGMNRTGIQMQEAAAFYKRVLHSSQTNFMGWHLYDGHIHDIAIADREGAVAEAFSGLEQLLNKTGTQDAEITCGGSITFPVHAKYAHRTLSPGTTLLWDEGYASVFPDLPFENAATVGTRVISKPAADTLCLDLGHKAVASEMKKDSVFFPQLPDAKILVHSEEHMVIKTNQAKNRHIGDILYGIPWHICPTVALHYQAAIVENQDLTGFWEIGARDRIYKL; encoded by the coding sequence ATGAAAGACTGGTTTGAAATCCTTCGGCCAGACAGTTTGCTGACTCCGGCCTTACTTTTCTATCCACAGCGTATTGCGCGGAATATAGAAAAAATGATACAGATTGCAGGTTCTCCTTCAAGACTGCGCCCCCATGTCAAAACCCATAAGTGTACAGAAATTGTCCAGATGCAATTGAAAAAGGGGATCTGCAAATTTAAATGTGCTACGCTTGCCGAATCTAAAATGCTGGCCAAGGCCGGGGCAAAAGATATATTAGTCGCATACCCACTCGTGGGACCGGCACAAATCCTTTTTTTAGAATTGTGTAAAACCTATGCGAATTCCAGGTTTTCAGTACTTGTAGACCATGAGGATCAGCTTGAGCTTTGGGACAAAAAAGGAGAAAAAATTTCTGTTTTTATCGACCTGAATGTAGGTATGAACCGCACGGGAATACAGATGCAGGAAGCTGCGGCTTTCTATAAGAGGGTGCTCCATTCCTCCCAAACAAACTTCATGGGATGGCACCTTTATGATGGCCATATTCATGATATAGCCATCGCAGATCGAGAAGGGGCAGTGGCCGAAGCGTTTAGTGGTCTGGAACAATTGCTCAACAAAACCGGTACACAAGATGCTGAAATTACCTGCGGAGGTAGTATCACGTTTCCCGTGCATGCAAAATATGCTCATCGTACCCTTTCACCAGGAACAACACTTTTATGGGACGAAGGTTATGCTTCAGTATTTCCTGATCTTCCTTTTGAAAATGCCGCTACAGTCGGTACGCGCGTGATAAGTAAACCGGCAGCAGACACGCTATGTCTGGACCTGGGCCACAAAGCAGTAGCTTCAGAAATGAAAAAGGATTCTGTTTTCTTTCCGCAGCTTCCCGATGCTAAAATTCTGGTGCATAGCGAGGAGCACATGGTCATTAAAACCAATCAGGCAAAAAACCGGCATATTGGCGATATCCTATATGGGATTCCGTGGCATATCTGTCCCACTGTTGCCCTGCATTATCAGGCGGCTATTGTTGAAAATCAGGATTTGACCGGTTTTTGGGAAATTGGGGCACGCGATAGAATTTATAAATTATGA
- a CDS encoding RidA family protein, translated as MNIEDRIKELNLQLPPAPPLGGVYKPVIQVGNMLYVSGQGPVRNDTSLITGKLGKDLTTREGYDAARQVGLTMLATMKAQLGDLKNVKRLVKTLGMVNGQPDFYDHPKVINGFSELMVELLGDDLGKGARSAVGMTLPGNIAVEIEAIFEMHGS; from the coding sequence ATGAATATTGAAGATAGAATTAAGGAACTCAATTTACAATTGCCCCCGGCACCACCACTGGGCGGTGTTTATAAACCGGTTATACAGGTAGGAAATATGCTTTATGTTTCTGGTCAGGGGCCCGTTAGGAATGATACTTCGCTTATCACCGGCAAGTTGGGCAAGGACCTGACGACACGGGAAGGTTATGATGCGGCAAGACAGGTGGGGCTAACCATGCTGGCAACGATGAAGGCGCAACTGGGGGATTTAAAAAACGTGAAGCGTCTGGTAAAGACCCTGGGCATGGTAAACGGCCAGCCTGATTTTTATGACCATCCCAAAGTTATCAACGGTTTTAGTGAACTTATGGTTGAATTGCTTGGCGATGACCTTGGAAAAGGCGCACGCAGCGCCGTAGGAATGACACTTCCCGGTAATATCGCGGTTGAAATTGAAGCCATCTTTGAAATGCATGGGTCATGA
- a CDS encoding gluconate:H+ symporter, whose product MVFFLIIIGILLLVFLVAVIKLDTFISFVLVCLLVGVTGGLTMGQSMDAIEAGIGNTLSSLVLILGFGAMLGKLVATSGAADQITNTLVDLFGVKNIQIALIITGFIVGIPMFYTVGFVILVPLVIAIATTTKLPLLYVGLPMLASLSVTHGFLPPHPAPTAISEIYGADLGLTLIYGIIAGIPAILTAKFLLSGVMKRIQPKPLQEFVVERDDRYTVPPMSTSISIALLPVILIGGASVLNTFVIENPIISAIGNPSIAMLISVLAAIYFLGIRTGRTLSDVTKALSESIASIAGVLLIIAGAGAFKQIMVATEISEEIGQLLGSMDLSPLLLAWIIAALIRVCVGSATVAGLTAASIIMPVVASSDVSPELLVLATGAGSITFSHINDGGFWLFKEYFNVTIKETLMSWTLMETSVSIVGLIVVLLLNLIV is encoded by the coding sequence ATGGTCTTTTTTCTTATTATAATCGGTATTCTTTTACTTGTGTTTCTCGTCGCCGTTATCAAATTGGATACATTTATTTCCTTTGTCCTTGTTTGTTTACTTGTGGGTGTCACCGGCGGGTTGACAATGGGTCAATCTATGGATGCTATCGAAGCAGGAATAGGAAATACCCTAAGTTCGCTCGTGCTCATACTCGGTTTTGGAGCCATGCTGGGCAAATTAGTTGCGACCAGTGGCGCCGCAGATCAGATCACGAATACACTGGTAGATTTATTTGGCGTTAAGAATATTCAAATAGCATTGATCATTACAGGTTTTATAGTGGGAATTCCTATGTTTTATACCGTGGGATTTGTGATTCTCGTGCCTTTGGTAATTGCAATTGCCACAACGACAAAACTGCCGCTGCTTTATGTAGGTTTGCCTATGCTGGCCTCCCTATCAGTTACCCATGGTTTTTTACCACCGCATCCTGCACCCACCGCTATTTCTGAAATTTACGGTGCAGATCTTGGCCTTACTCTTATTTATGGCATAATTGCCGGGATACCAGCGATTTTAACTGCAAAATTTCTACTTTCTGGCGTGATGAAGCGTATTCAGCCTAAACCGCTCCAGGAATTTGTGGTAGAGCGGGATGACCGTTATACCGTGCCGCCCATGTCAACAAGTATTTCTATTGCGCTGCTTCCCGTTATTCTAATTGGTGGCGCTTCTGTTTTGAACACTTTTGTTATTGAAAACCCCATTATAAGCGCGATAGGTAATCCTTCCATTGCGATGCTTATTTCGGTATTGGCGGCCATTTATTTTCTCGGAATACGTACCGGGCGTACCCTAAGCGATGTCACTAAAGCCTTGTCTGAATCTATTGCCAGTATAGCTGGCGTATTGCTCATTATAGCCGGGGCCGGTGCTTTTAAACAAATAATGGTAGCGACCGAAATTAGTGAGGAAATTGGCCAGTTGCTGGGCAGTATGGATTTATCCCCCTTACTTTTGGCCTGGATCATTGCCGCCCTGATACGGGTTTGTGTGGGTTCTGCAACCGTAGCTGGTCTCACCGCTGCCAGTATCATCATGCCCGTGGTAGCGTCATCTGATGTGTCACCAGAATTACTTGTGCTGGCTACCGGAGCGGGCAGTATTACTTTTTCACACATCAACGACGGCGGTTTTTGGCTTTTTAAAGAATATTTCAATGTTACCATAAAAGAAACCCTAATGTCGTGGACATTGATGGAAACTTCGGTTTCCATTGTGGGGCTAATTGTCGTTTTATTGCTCAACTTAATTGTTTAA
- the bshB1 gene encoding bacillithiol biosynthesis deacetylase BshB1, translating into MKLDILAIGAHPDDVELSCAATLVKEVANGKKVGVLDLTRGELGTRGSAELRDEEAAEAAKIMGLSVRENLGLADGFFSNDRETQIRIIEMLRKYQPEIVLCNAIRDRHIDHGRGSTLVSHACFLSGLLKIETQMDGKSQEKWRPKHVYHYIQWENITPDFVVDVTGFMDKKKEAVLAYKSQFFDEKNQEGNTPISSINFKESVDYRARDLGRLIGTEYGEGFTAERFPAVNSIFDLI; encoded by the coding sequence ATGAAATTAGATATTCTTGCCATAGGCGCCCATCCTGATGACGTGGAACTTTCCTGCGCGGCCACACTTGTAAAGGAAGTGGCGAACGGAAAAAAAGTGGGCGTACTGGATCTTACACGTGGCGAACTGGGAACGCGCGGTTCTGCGGAATTAAGGGATGAGGAAGCCGCGGAAGCTGCAAAGATCATGGGACTGAGCGTTAGGGAAAACCTGGGACTTGCTGATGGCTTTTTTAGTAACGACCGCGAAACCCAAATCAGGATTATAGAAATGTTGCGCAAATATCAACCCGAAATCGTATTGTGTAATGCCATCAGGGATCGACATATTGATCATGGGCGCGGTAGTACCCTTGTAAGCCACGCGTGTTTTTTAAGCGGACTTCTGAAAATAGAGACGCAAATGGACGGGAAATCCCAGGAAAAATGGAGGCCCAAGCATGTGTATCATTACATTCAGTGGGAAAATATCACACCAGATTTTGTAGTTGATGTCACCGGCTTTATGGATAAGAAAAAAGAAGCCGTCCTTGCCTACAAATCACAGTTTTTTGATGAGAAAAATCAGGAGGGGAATACCCCCATAAGTAGTATTAACTTTAAGGAAAGTGTAGATTATCGCGCAAGGGACCTTGGCCGACTCATAGGTACCGAGTATGGGGAAGGTTTTACGGCAGAACGCTTCCCGGCGGTAAACTCTATTTTTGACCTGATTTAA
- a CDS encoding trans-sulfuration enzyme family protein, producing the protein MKKEKPGLNTICTHVGEVHDEQFKGAISPIYMSTSYAFEDVEKKRYPRYFNTPNQDMLGKKIAALEGAEAGMIFGSGMAAVSTALLSFLKHGDHVVLQKTLYGGTFNLVEEEFERFGIQYSFTDGLDENSFEKAIKENTKVIYIETPSNPLLTITGLEMVAQLGKKHKIITMIDNTFASPVNQNPIAHGIDIVIHSATKYMGGHSDITAGAIACTQEHMDVIWNKSKNLGGSLADFMVWMLERSLKTLGLRVKAQNENARKLAKWLEKNEHVKHVYYPGLESHPDHQLAKSQMSGYGGMLSFELNDSLDADQFQKELKLIKSSMSLAGVESTILSPAKTSHSLMSPEERKNQKISDGLLRFSVGIEDKKDLIADLEQALAAVTEQHLIK; encoded by the coding sequence ATGAAAAAAGAAAAACCAGGCTTAAATACGATTTGTACCCATGTAGGGGAAGTTCATGATGAACAGTTCAAAGGCGCTATCTCGCCCATATATATGTCAACTTCCTATGCTTTTGAAGATGTGGAAAAAAAACGCTATCCCAGATATTTTAATACGCCTAACCAGGATATGCTGGGCAAAAAGATTGCCGCACTGGAGGGTGCCGAAGCCGGGATGATCTTTGGCAGCGGCATGGCTGCGGTGAGCACTGCGCTGCTTTCCTTCTTAAAACATGGCGATCACGTGGTACTTCAAAAGACGCTGTACGGTGGTACTTTTAACCTCGTGGAGGAAGAATTTGAACGTTTTGGTATCCAATATTCCTTTACGGATGGACTGGATGAAAATTCTTTTGAAAAGGCGATTAAAGAGAACACAAAAGTGATCTATATAGAAACACCTTCCAATCCGCTATTGACCATCACCGGACTCGAAATGGTCGCGCAACTGGGCAAAAAACATAAAATTATCACGATGATCGATAATACTTTTGCCTCTCCCGTAAACCAAAATCCCATTGCGCACGGTATTGACATTGTGATTCACAGCGCTACAAAATACATGGGTGGTCACAGTGATATAACGGCCGGGGCGATTGCCTGTACGCAGGAACATATGGATGTTATCTGGAACAAATCCAAAAATCTGGGCGGTAGCCTTGCAGATTTTATGGTCTGGATGCTGGAGCGCAGTCTGAAAACACTCGGGCTTCGGGTGAAAGCGCAGAACGAAAATGCCAGGAAGCTCGCCAAATGGCTTGAAAAAAATGAGCATGTGAAGCATGTATACTATCCGGGGTTAGAATCACACCCAGACCATCAACTTGCAAAATCGCAGATGTCTGGATACGGCGGCATGCTTTCTTTTGAACTCAACGATAGCCTTGACGCAGATCAGTTTCAGAAGGAACTAAAACTTATTAAAAGTAGTATGAGCCTTGCGGGCGTAGAGAGTACGATTCTTTCACCCGCGAAAACGTCGCATTCCCTGATGAGCCCAGAGGAACGTAAAAATCAGAAAATAAGCGATGGTTTACTGCGTTTTTCGGTAGGTATTGAAGATAAAAAAGACCTTATCGCAGACCTGGAACAAGCGCTTGCAGCGGTTACAGAGCAACACTTGATAAAATAA
- a CDS encoding GNAT family N-acetyltransferase, giving the protein MIDPEYDTFKPEYKEAFEHLNIAWLDEFFVVEAYDRKVLGNPQEFIIDKQGHILIAKIDNRVVGTVALMKIDEAEYELTKMAIDKAYRGQKIGQKLLTFALSFAKENLITSLILYSNRTLENAIYIYGKFGFEEVPLETNTPYNRADIKMKLNL; this is encoded by the coding sequence ATGATAGATCCTGAATATGACACCTTCAAACCAGAATATAAAGAAGCCTTTGAACATCTTAATATTGCCTGGCTGGATGAATTTTTTGTAGTGGAAGCCTACGACCGCAAGGTACTTGGCAATCCTCAGGAATTCATCATTGACAAACAAGGTCATATCTTGATCGCTAAAATTGACAACCGCGTTGTGGGTACCGTGGCGCTTATGAAAATAGATGAAGCAGAATATGAACTCACAAAAATGGCCATTGACAAAGCTTATCGCGGTCAGAAAATTGGCCAGAAGCTGCTGACCTTCGCGCTTTCTTTTGCTAAAGAAAACCTAATAACGAGTTTGATTTTGTACTCAAATCGTACATTAGAAAATGCGATTTATATCTATGGGAAGTTTGGTTTTGAAGAAGTTCCGTTAGAAACTAATACTCCTTATAATCGCGCCGATATTAAAATGAAACTTAATCTTTAA
- a CDS encoding MBL fold metallo-hydrolase has product MRNTTLLLMATLVLGSCKNDKKTETNSPEPEQMAMTEEDSQEKPDFDIMPIEHATAVFNIDTTVFYIDPVGGAEAFKDQSKSNVVLITDIHGDHLNAETLKAVITPETKIVAPQAVADQLDKGMKQQMTILGNGETTEIYGISITGVPMYNLREEAKEFHTKGRGNGYVLEKDGLRVYFSGDTEDIPEMRDLKSIDYAFVCMNLPYTMTVESAADGVLAFAPKKVYPYHYRGQDGLSDVDKFKKLVEEGNPEIGVVQLDWYPNAEK; this is encoded by the coding sequence ATGAGAAACACTACACTTTTACTGATGGCCACCCTTGTACTGGGAAGCTGTAAAAATGACAAAAAAACCGAAACAAATAGCCCGGAACCTGAGCAAATGGCAATGACCGAAGAAGATTCTCAGGAGAAGCCCGATTTTGATATAATGCCTATAGAGCACGCGACCGCGGTTTTTAATATTGATACCACTGTTTTCTATATTGATCCCGTGGGCGGCGCCGAAGCTTTCAAAGACCAGTCAAAATCTAATGTTGTACTGATTACCGACATTCATGGCGATCACCTCAACGCAGAAACATTAAAAGCTGTCATAACCCCGGAAACAAAAATAGTTGCACCACAAGCGGTAGCAGACCAACTGGACAAGGGTATGAAACAGCAAATGACCATTCTAGGCAACGGTGAAACAACGGAAATCTATGGAATTTCAATCACCGGTGTCCCAATGTATAACCTACGCGAAGAGGCCAAAGAATTTCATACTAAAGGCCGTGGCAATGGATATGTACTTGAAAAAGATGGACTTAGGGTTTACTTTTCCGGCGACACCGAAGACATTCCCGAAATGCGCGATCTTAAAAGCATTGATTATGCTTTTGTATGCATGAACCTTCCCTATACGATGACCGTTGAAAGTGCAGCAGATGGCGTTCTCGCCTTTGCACCTAAAAAAGTATATCCCTACCATTACCGTGGTCAGGATGGATTGAGCGATGTCGACAAATTTAAAAAACTCGTCGAAGAGGGAAATCCTGAAATAGGTGTTGTACAATTAGACTGGTATCCCAATGCGGAGAAATAA
- a CDS encoding type II toxin-antitoxin system RelE/ParE family toxin produces the protein MSKFHFTEAADKDILEIAKYGIETWGIEQSRKYKTGFYNCFQFLADNPDIGRDASILAPHLKRYSYKAHAIFFKPTAEGILIIRVLGQKMDFEKQF, from the coding sequence ATGTCTAAATTTCATTTCACTGAAGCCGCAGACAAAGATATTTTAGAAATTGCCAAATATGGTATCGAAACTTGGGGAATTGAACAATCAAGAAAGTACAAGACAGGATTTTACAATTGTTTTCAATTTTTAGCCGATAATCCTGATATAGGCCGTGATGCTTCTATTCTTGCTCCGCATTTGAAACGCTATTCTTACAAAGCGCACGCTATCTTTTTTAAACCAACGGCAGAAGGCATTTTGATTATTCGGGTTTTAGGACAAAAAATGGACTTTGAGAAGCAATTTTGA
- a CDS encoding type II toxin-antitoxin system ParD family antitoxin encodes MNIETKEMATIRKTITVTHKQDEWIKAQIEKGDYTNESEYIRDLLRKEQEGFANFMATKAAIEEGLNSGVSARSIDEIWKQAEKEISVKNV; translated from the coding sequence ATGAACATTGAAACAAAAGAGATGGCAACGATCAGAAAAACCATAACCGTTACCCATAAGCAGGATGAGTGGATTAAGGCGCAAATTGAAAAAGGGGATTATACTAATGAAAGTGAATACATCCGCGATCTTTTACGGAAGGAGCAAGAGGGATTTGCAAATTTTATGGCTACAAAAGCCGCGATAGAAGAGGGATTGAACAGTGGCGTAAGTGCAAGGAGTATAGACGAGATTTGGAAGCAAGCAGAAAAAGAAATAAGTGTAAAAAATGTCTAA